In Ruficoccus amylovorans, a genomic segment contains:
- the tnpA gene encoding IS66 family insertion sequence element accessory protein TnpA encodes MDLELVDTGAKRDSRGRRIESREERERLLESYDGSGLTQKAFARREGVAYNTLVYWLKQRRERSQAGGGVESKPLFHEMTVPSCGASLLEVCLPEGLILRGGDAQSLAALVKALRC; translated from the coding sequence ATGGATTTGGAGTTGGTGGATACGGGGGCGAAGCGCGACAGTCGGGGTCGTCGGATCGAGAGTCGTGAGGAGCGTGAGCGTTTACTTGAGAGCTACGATGGGAGCGGATTGACGCAGAAGGCCTTTGCGCGGCGCGAGGGAGTGGCCTACAACACGCTGGTGTACTGGCTCAAGCAGCGTCGCGAGCGCAGTCAGGCAGGTGGAGGCGTCGAGTCTAAACCTCTTTTCCATGAGATGACGGTGCCGTCCTGCGGGGCCTCTTTGTTGGAGGTATGTTTGCCGGAGGGGCTGATCTTGCGCGGGGGCGATGCGCAGTCGCTGGCGGCATTGGTCAAGGCGTTGCGATGCTGA
- the tnpB gene encoding IS66 family insertion sequence element accessory protein TnpB (TnpB, as the term is used for proteins encoded by IS66 family insertion elements, is considered an accessory protein, since TnpC, encoded by a neighboring gene, is a DDE family transposase.): MLSLPHQLRVFVAVEPVDMRKQFDGLWAVARDHLGEDPKGGALFAFTNKTRNRLKLLYFDGTGVWVFAKRIEQGRLSWPIGSDTRKLTITPAAMTMLMNGIDLKQGTLKAWYER; the protein is encoded by the coding sequence ATGCTGAGCTTGCCCCATCAGCTGCGAGTTTTTGTGGCGGTGGAGCCGGTGGACATGCGCAAGCAGTTTGACGGGCTGTGGGCGGTGGCACGGGACCACTTGGGCGAAGATCCCAAGGGCGGGGCGCTGTTCGCCTTTACGAACAAGACGCGCAACCGCCTAAAGCTGCTGTATTTTGACGGGACGGGGGTGTGGGTGTTTGCCAAGCGCATCGAGCAGGGGCGGCTGAGCTGGCCGATCGGCAGCGACACACGCAAGCTGACGATCACCCCGGCGGCGATGACCATGCTGATGAACGGCATCGACCTGAAGCAGGGGACGCTCAAGGCGTGGTACGAGCGTTAA